In Sporichthyaceae bacterium, a genomic segment contains:
- a CDS encoding glycosyltransferase — translation MSRAESREVHPYELLPQPPTDAEKYAYLGRRHRWFAFYTLGALGLTVAAIIRLTFMGGVTRLLWPLAALMFTWALVSFVSTCRGRRMNLPDHLAKVTGWRPAGAYPSVDVYLPSCGEPMSVLRNTYRAVGQLEWAGELNVWVLDDSARPEVARMANEFGFHYRTRPNRGYMKKAGNLIFGYGQSAGDLILVLDADFAPRPDMLNEMVPYFDDETIGILQSPQHFDAHPAMPWIQRASGVEQRMFYRLIQTSRDTVDGAICVGTCAIYRRAALENSEGFAQIGHSEDVHTGVNLIRAGYKVRYLPVILAKGLCPETFSGYVNMMYRWCTGSLSLLADPRFHATPMRRAQRACYWSGFLFYVMTAVTVAFGSVPAIIVLWFYPSHVHPLNSLSLIPSFFGALFVLPALLGTRRVMDLLRLRIVYAYCFAQAVVDFARGRSAGWVPSGVKTRTPLGDKVRRKIVWWGGTMQAITWVGIYRGVLVHGLGQYSLMVTVNALSLLVWLAVAQPGSGLPESPAEALVAQIPAQRTDSLPAPVDALASRD, via the coding sequence ATGTCGCGCGCCGAGTCGCGGGAGGTCCATCCCTACGAGTTGTTGCCGCAGCCGCCGACCGACGCCGAGAAGTACGCCTACCTCGGTCGTCGGCACCGCTGGTTCGCCTTTTACACCCTCGGGGCGCTGGGCCTGACCGTCGCGGCGATCATCCGCCTGACGTTCATGGGCGGGGTGACCCGGCTGCTGTGGCCATTGGCCGCGCTGATGTTCACCTGGGCGCTGGTCAGCTTCGTGTCCACCTGCCGCGGCCGCCGGATGAACCTGCCCGATCACCTGGCCAAGGTGACCGGTTGGCGGCCGGCCGGGGCCTACCCGTCGGTCGACGTGTACCTGCCCTCCTGCGGCGAGCCGATGTCGGTGCTGCGCAACACCTACCGCGCCGTCGGGCAGTTGGAGTGGGCCGGCGAGCTGAACGTCTGGGTGCTCGACGACTCGGCCCGGCCCGAGGTGGCCCGGATGGCGAACGAGTTCGGCTTCCACTACCGGACCCGGCCGAACCGGGGCTACATGAAGAAGGCCGGGAACCTGATCTTCGGTTACGGCCAGTCCGCCGGCGACCTGATCCTCGTCCTCGACGCGGACTTCGCCCCGCGGCCGGACATGCTGAACGAGATGGTCCCCTATTTCGACGACGAGACCATCGGGATCCTGCAGTCGCCGCAGCACTTCGACGCGCACCCGGCGATGCCGTGGATCCAGCGGGCCTCCGGCGTCGAGCAGCGGATGTTCTACCGGCTGATCCAGACCTCCCGCGACACCGTCGACGGCGCGATCTGCGTCGGCACCTGCGCGATCTACCGGCGCGCGGCGCTGGAGAACTCCGAGGGGTTCGCGCAGATCGGCCACAGCGAGGACGTGCACACCGGCGTCAACCTGATCCGAGCCGGGTACAAGGTGCGCTACCTGCCGGTGATCCTGGCCAAGGGCCTGTGCCCGGAGACCTTCAGCGGCTACGTGAACATGATGTACCGCTGGTGCACCGGGTCGCTGAGCCTGCTGGCCGACCCCCGGTTCCACGCCACGCCGATGCGGCGCGCGCAGCGGGCCTGCTACTGGTCGGGCTTCCTCTTCTACGTGATGACCGCGGTGACGGTGGCCTTCGGCAGCGTGCCGGCGATCATCGTGCTCTGGTTCTACCCCTCGCACGTGCACCCGTTGAACTCGCTGTCGCTGATCCCGTCGTTCTTCGGGGCGCTGTTCGTGCTGCCCGCGCTGCTGGGGACGCGGCGGGTGATGGATCTGCTTCGGCTGCGGATCGTCTACGCCTACTGCTTCGCCCAAGCCGTGGTCGACTTCGCCCGCGGCCGCTCCGCCGGCTGGGTGCCCAGCGGGGTCAAGACCCGCACGCCGCTGGGCGACAAGGTCCGGCGCAAGATCGTCTGGTGGGGCGGCACCATGCAGGCGATCACCTGGGTCGGCATCTACCGCGGCGTGCTCGTGCACGGCCTGGGCCAGTACTCGCTGATGGTCACGGTCAACGCCCTGTCGCTGCTGGTGTGGCTGGCGGTCGCGCAGCCCGGCTCGGGCCTGCCGGAGTCGCCCGCCGAGGCGCTGGTGGCCCAGATCCCGGCGCAGCGGACCGATTCGCTCCCGGCTCCGGTCGACGCGCTGGCTTCCCGGGACTGA
- a CDS encoding PatB family C-S lyase — protein MGDSAFDRLDLEELRKRRSMKWRAYPPDVLPAWVAEMDFPAAPAVAAAVHDSLARGGDFGYAVDLVVPELAAAFSGFAARRWGWVLDPDRVLMLRDVMRGVELWIEGFTAPGDGVVVTSPVYYPFLDAVRSRDRRLVEVPMLRGTARWELDLDGLDAAFAAGNRLLLLCNPHNPVGRVYTESELRALAELTERHDVRVVADEIHAPLVLPPARHIPFASLGPQIEARTLSLHSATKAWNLAGLHAAVAVAGNSADDAWLRGQSYRHRGAAGILGIETSVAAFNDGDGWLDDLLEHLVLTRDHLGAELAAHLPAVSWFPPEGTYLAWLDCRALGLEPSPHDVFLTRGRVAVNDGAGFGRTGAGFVRLNFGTSRALVSEAVARMAASLPN, from the coding sequence GTGGGTGATTCCGCGTTCGACCGACTCGACCTCGAGGAACTGCGGAAACGCCGCAGCATGAAATGGCGGGCCTACCCGCCGGATGTGCTGCCCGCCTGGGTCGCCGAGATGGACTTCCCGGCCGCGCCCGCCGTCGCCGCGGCAGTGCACGACTCGTTGGCCCGCGGCGGCGACTTCGGGTACGCCGTCGACCTGGTGGTCCCGGAGTTGGCAGCCGCCTTCAGCGGGTTCGCCGCCCGGCGCTGGGGTTGGGTCCTCGACCCCGACCGGGTGCTGATGCTGCGCGACGTGATGCGCGGGGTCGAGCTGTGGATCGAGGGCTTCACCGCGCCGGGCGACGGCGTGGTGGTGACCTCGCCGGTGTACTACCCGTTCCTCGACGCGGTGCGGAGCCGCGACCGACGCCTGGTCGAGGTGCCCATGCTGCGGGGCACCGCCCGCTGGGAGCTCGACCTCGACGGCCTCGACGCGGCCTTCGCGGCGGGCAACCGGCTGCTGCTGCTGTGCAACCCGCACAACCCCGTCGGCCGGGTCTACACCGAGTCGGAACTGCGTGCCCTGGCGGAACTGACGGAGCGTCACGACGTGCGAGTGGTCGCCGACGAGATCCACGCCCCGCTGGTGCTGCCCCCGGCCCGGCACATCCCGTTCGCCTCGCTCGGGCCGCAGATCGAGGCTCGCACGTTGAGCCTGCACTCGGCGACCAAGGCCTGGAACCTGGCCGGGTTGCACGCCGCGGTCGCGGTGGCGGGAAACTCCGCCGACGACGCGTGGCTGCGCGGCCAGTCCTACCGGCACCGCGGTGCCGCGGGAATCCTCGGCATCGAGACCTCGGTCGCGGCATTCAACGACGGCGACGGGTGGCTCGACGATCTGCTCGAGCACCTGGTGCTCACCCGCGACCATCTCGGCGCCGAACTCGCCGCACATCTGCCGGCGGTGTCCTGGTTCCCCCCGGAGGGCACCTACCTGGCCTGGCTGGACTGCCGGGCGCTGGGCCTGGAGCCGTCGCCGCACGACGTCTTCCTGACCCGAGGGAGGGTCGCGGTCAACGACGGGGCCGGCTTCGGGCGCACTGGCGCCGGCTTCGTCCGCCTGAACTTCGGGACGTCCCGGGCCCTGGTCTCCGAGGCCGTGGCGCGGATGGCCGCAAGCCTCCCGAACTGA
- a CDS encoding 2-oxoacid:acceptor oxidoreductase subunit alpha yields MSKQVQQLDRVIIRFAGDSGDGMQLTGDRFTAETASFGNDLSTLPNFPAEIRAPTGTLPGVSSFQLHFADHDILTPGDAPDVLVAMNPAALKANLADLPRGAMIVADTDEFTNRNLTKVGYKTSPLDDHSLQAYHVHGLALTALTVEALKDFDMTRKEAERSKNMFALGLLSWLYGRGTEGTEKFLKDKFAAKPIIRDANIAAFRAGWNYGETTEDFAVSYEIKPAPLQAGEYRNITGNTALAYGLIAGAQQARLPLFLGAYPITPASDILHELSRHKGMGVRTFQAEDEIAGVGAALGASFGGSLGVTSTSGPGVVLKSETIGLAVSLELPLVIVDVQRAGPATGLPTKTEQSDLLMAMFGRNGECPVAIVAPQSPADCFDAAVEAVRISIKYRTPTMLLSDGYLANGAEPWRIPNVDDLPDLYQPYATETNHETESGDRTFWPYKRDPKTLARPWAIPGTPGLEHRIGGIEKADGHGNISYDPANHDLMVRTRQAKIDGIAADIPPLAVDDPSGKAKVLILGWGSTYGPIAAACRRVRQNGGEVACAHLRHLNPFPANTGEVLRSYERVIVPEMNLGQLSMLLRAKYLVDIVGFNKVRGLPFTVGELSDAVTELIDMIAETERTDRAKRRKPQQGAQ; encoded by the coding sequence GTGTCGAAGCAGGTTCAACAACTCGATCGGGTGATCATTCGGTTCGCCGGCGACTCCGGCGACGGTATGCAACTCACCGGCGACCGGTTCACCGCCGAAACGGCCTCGTTCGGCAACGACCTGTCGACGCTGCCCAACTTCCCGGCCGAGATCCGGGCACCAACGGGCACCCTGCCCGGGGTCTCCAGCTTCCAGCTGCACTTCGCCGACCACGACATCCTGACCCCGGGCGACGCCCCGGACGTGCTGGTCGCGATGAACCCCGCCGCACTGAAGGCCAACCTGGCCGACCTGCCGCGCGGGGCCATGATCGTCGCCGACACCGACGAGTTCACCAACCGGAACCTGACCAAGGTCGGCTACAAGACCAGCCCGCTCGACGACCACTCGTTGCAGGCGTACCACGTGCACGGCCTGGCGCTGACCGCGCTGACCGTCGAGGCCCTGAAGGACTTCGACATGACCCGCAAGGAGGCCGAGCGGTCGAAGAACATGTTCGCCCTGGGCCTGCTGTCGTGGCTGTACGGCCGCGGCACGGAGGGCACCGAGAAGTTCCTGAAGGACAAGTTCGCCGCCAAGCCGATCATCCGCGACGCCAACATCGCGGCGTTCCGCGCGGGCTGGAACTACGGCGAGACCACCGAGGACTTCGCTGTCTCCTACGAGATCAAGCCCGCCCCGCTGCAGGCCGGTGAGTACCGCAACATCACCGGCAACACGGCTCTGGCCTACGGCCTGATCGCCGGCGCCCAACAGGCCCGGCTGCCACTGTTCCTCGGCGCGTACCCGATCACCCCGGCCAGCGACATCCTCCACGAGCTGTCCCGGCACAAGGGCATGGGCGTGCGGACGTTCCAGGCCGAGGACGAGATCGCCGGCGTCGGCGCGGCACTCGGTGCCTCGTTCGGCGGCTCGTTGGGCGTCACCTCGACCTCCGGCCCCGGCGTGGTGCTCAAGTCCGAGACGATCGGCCTGGCCGTCAGCCTCGAACTGCCGTTGGTCATCGTCGACGTGCAGCGGGCCGGTCCGGCGACAGGTCTGCCCACCAAGACCGAGCAGTCCGACCTGCTGATGGCGATGTTCGGCCGCAACGGCGAGTGCCCGGTCGCGATCGTGGCTCCCCAGTCGCCCGCCGACTGCTTCGACGCGGCGGTGGAGGCGGTCCGGATCTCCATCAAGTACCGGACCCCGACGATGCTGCTGTCCGACGGGTACCTGGCCAACGGCGCCGAGCCGTGGCGGATCCCGAACGTGGACGACCTGCCCGACCTCTACCAGCCGTATGCCACTGAGACCAACCACGAGACCGAGTCCGGCGACCGGACCTTCTGGCCGTACAAGCGCGACCCGAAGACCCTCGCCCGGCCGTGGGCCATCCCGGGCACGCCGGGGCTGGAGCACCGCATCGGCGGCATCGAGAAGGCCGACGGCCACGGGAACATCTCCTACGACCCGGCCAACCACGACCTGATGGTCCGCACGCGGCAGGCCAAGATCGACGGCATCGCCGCCGACATCCCACCGCTGGCCGTCGACGACCCGTCCGGCAAGGCCAAGGTGCTGATCCTGGGCTGGGGTTCGACGTACGGCCCGATCGCGGCGGCCTGCCGCCGCGTGCGGCAGAACGGCGGCGAGGTGGCCTGCGCGCACCTGCGCCACCTGAACCCGTTCCCGGCGAACACCGGCGAGGTGCTGCGCTCCTACGAGCGGGTCATCGTGCCGGAGATGAACCTCGGCCAGTTGTCGATGCTGCTGCGCGCGAAATACCTCGTCGACATCGTCGGTTTCAACAAGGTCCGCGGCCTGCCGTTCACCGTCGGCGAGTTGTCCGACGCGGTCACCGAGTTGATCGACATGATCGCCGAGACCGAGCGCACCGATCGAGCCAAGCGTCGGAAGCCCCAGCAAGGAGCGCAGTAG
- a CDS encoding alpha/beta hydrolase, producing the protein MRTLAASTAGALVLAAASFAAVAPGAHASVTDTASTSKIDWGPCTTGGPAGADSQCGFLSVPMDWSNPAGKQIQIAVSREKATAKRRGVILANPGGPGGSGLALSSLRDTISNGAGKGYDWIGFDPRGVGQSKPAISCDPNYEKGPRPDYTPESHGSTLSHDEDAWLALSKKYAGECGQKYGDLLSHMKTEDTVRDMDAIRSALGEKKISYYGFSYGTYLGQVYATLFPTHVDRMVLDGNVDPKGVWYDAQLSQDKAFEGVSRKFFSWVAAHNNTYYLGSTEAAVRGKYYAVLKQLAGKPVSGIGPSEWVDTFSHTMYAEFLWPDAAGAFASWVNRHDMSEAQVAYQSAQDPDDNGFAVYNAVQCTDTAWPSSYDKVWRPDGFKTATEAPFETWANVWYNTACLFWPAKAGTPIKVDGAKAPPMLLINATLDGATPFADALDVRKLFPSSRLVAEKDATSHANSLGGNPCIEDRVAKYLANGELPARKSGDGPDVVCNRVAEPTPGFGSYEPKSATPVTPSTPAPSGPSTELPPNSTPPQDPSPADPLLGLVPTGKGGAG; encoded by the coding sequence TTGAGAACGCTGGCGGCATCCACGGCCGGAGCACTTGTCCTCGCGGCGGCGAGTTTCGCCGCGGTGGCTCCCGGGGCGCACGCGAGCGTCACCGACACCGCATCGACGTCGAAGATCGACTGGGGGCCCTGCACAACCGGCGGCCCGGCGGGGGCCGACTCGCAGTGCGGCTTCCTGTCCGTCCCGATGGATTGGAGCAACCCGGCGGGTAAGCAGATCCAGATCGCGGTGTCGCGGGAGAAGGCGACCGCCAAGCGGCGCGGCGTCATCCTGGCCAATCCCGGTGGCCCGGGCGGCTCCGGTCTGGCGCTGTCGTCACTGCGCGACACGATCTCCAACGGCGCCGGTAAGGGCTACGACTGGATCGGCTTCGACCCGCGGGGGGTCGGGCAGAGCAAGCCGGCCATCTCCTGCGACCCGAACTACGAGAAGGGCCCGCGCCCGGACTACACCCCGGAGTCGCACGGCTCGACGCTCAGCCACGACGAGGACGCCTGGCTGGCGCTGTCGAAGAAGTACGCCGGTGAGTGCGGACAGAAGTACGGCGACCTGCTGTCCCACATGAAGACCGAGGACACGGTCCGCGACATGGACGCGATCCGCTCGGCACTCGGCGAGAAGAAGATCAGCTACTACGGCTTCTCCTACGGCACCTACCTCGGCCAGGTCTACGCGACGCTGTTCCCCACCCACGTCGACCGCATGGTGCTCGACGGCAACGTCGACCCGAAGGGCGTCTGGTACGACGCGCAGTTGTCCCAGGACAAGGCGTTCGAGGGCGTCTCGCGGAAGTTCTTCAGCTGGGTCGCCGCGCACAACAACACCTACTACCTGGGCAGCACCGAGGCCGCGGTCCGCGGGAAGTACTACGCGGTGCTCAAGCAGTTGGCGGGCAAGCCGGTCAGCGGGATCGGGCCGAGTGAGTGGGTCGACACGTTCTCCCACACCATGTACGCGGAGTTCCTCTGGCCGGACGCCGCCGGGGCCTTCGCCTCCTGGGTGAACCGCCACGACATGAGCGAGGCGCAGGTCGCCTACCAGTCCGCGCAGGACCCGGACGACAACGGCTTCGCGGTCTACAACGCGGTCCAGTGCACCGACACTGCCTGGCCGTCCTCCTACGACAAGGTCTGGCGCCCCGACGGTTTCAAGACCGCCACGGAAGCGCCGTTCGAGACCTGGGCGAACGTCTGGTACAACACCGCCTGCCTTTTCTGGCCGGCCAAGGCAGGTACCCCGATCAAGGTCGACGGTGCCAAGGCTCCGCCGATGCTGCTGATCAACGCGACCCTCGACGGGGCCACCCCGTTCGCGGACGCGCTCGACGTGCGCAAGCTGTTCCCGTCCTCCCGGCTGGTGGCCGAGAAGGACGCGACCAGCCACGCCAACTCCCTGGGCGGCAACCCCTGCATCGAGGACCGGGTCGCCAAGTACCTGGCCAACGGCGAACTGCCGGCCCGCAAGAGCGGCGACGGCCCGGACGTGGTCTGCAACCGGGTCGCCGAGCCGACACCGGGCTTCGGCAGCTACGAGCCGAAGTCGGCGACCCCGGTCACGCCGTCCACGCCGGCGCCCAGCGGGCCCTCGACCGAGCTGCCGCCGAACTCGACCCCGCCGCAGGACCCGTCGCCGGCCGACCCACTGCTCGGCCTGGTCCCGACCGGCAAGGGCGGGGCCGGATAA
- a CDS encoding alpha/beta hydrolase produces MRRAGSRTAAAVGAVALGLACLTAIGGTAAAGAAVNPLLGRNSDLVWAPCQDLALVQVGAECTFLTVPLDWTDPSGQKIQLALSRVKATHDRQGVMLVDPGGPGASGLDMPAYLPGAVPNDVGRTYDWIGFDPRGVGSSRPALTCEADYLKGPRPAYKPADRNSQAPNEKAWIERTEKYTKDCTTHNGALLAHMHSTDTIRDMDAIRDALGEARLNYYGFSYGTFLGQGYATMFPEHLGRMVLDGNVPPTYPGYGDGGMAQMTAFQYVISKFFGWIADNDSVYHLGSTADEVTAAYAELENSLTAKPVDGIGPAEFDDVFLVAGYAESRWPGIAAAWADWVAGKTATIRSQYQGADHPGNDNSFAAFNATYCTDGPFPTDYEKVRSDGYAIAAKAPLAAWGGFWFSAPCTWWPVSAATPLHIDGHKLALLATPILLINATHDGATPFAGALAVRKEFPTSALVAEVDGTTHAGSLQGNSCVDDRISAYLATGQLPPRQSGDRADVECARRPWPQPQPSPDRSAPRPPQPEPHSPADRR; encoded by the coding sequence ATGAGACGTGCCGGAAGCCGAACCGCGGCGGCCGTGGGGGCCGTGGCGCTCGGTCTGGCGTGCCTGACGGCGATCGGGGGCACGGCCGCCGCCGGAGCTGCGGTGAATCCCTTGCTCGGCCGCAATTCCGACCTGGTGTGGGCCCCGTGCCAGGACCTGGCGCTGGTCCAGGTCGGGGCCGAGTGCACGTTCCTGACCGTGCCGCTGGACTGGACCGACCCGAGCGGCCAGAAGATCCAGCTGGCGCTGTCCCGGGTGAAAGCGACCCACGACCGCCAGGGCGTGATGCTCGTCGACCCAGGTGGCCCTGGCGCCTCCGGGTTGGACATGCCCGCGTACCTGCCCGGAGCGGTCCCGAACGACGTGGGCCGCACCTACGACTGGATCGGCTTCGACCCGCGCGGCGTCGGGTCCAGCCGACCCGCGCTGACCTGCGAGGCCGATTACCTGAAGGGGCCGCGGCCGGCCTACAAGCCAGCCGATCGGAACTCGCAGGCGCCGAACGAGAAGGCCTGGATCGAGCGCACCGAGAAGTACACGAAGGACTGCACGACCCACAACGGCGCGCTGCTGGCCCACATGCACTCGACCGACACCATCCGCGACATGGACGCGATCCGCGACGCGCTGGGTGAGGCGCGGTTGAACTACTACGGCTTCTCCTACGGCACGTTCCTCGGCCAGGGCTACGCCACGATGTTCCCCGAGCACCTCGGCCGGATGGTCCTCGACGGCAACGTGCCGCCGACCTACCCCGGCTACGGCGACGGCGGCATGGCGCAGATGACCGCGTTCCAGTACGTGATCTCCAAGTTCTTCGGCTGGATCGCCGACAACGACTCCGTCTACCACCTCGGCTCGACCGCGGACGAGGTGACCGCGGCCTACGCCGAGTTGGAGAACTCCCTGACCGCCAAGCCCGTCGACGGGATCGGCCCGGCCGAGTTCGACGACGTGTTCCTGGTCGCCGGGTACGCCGAATCGCGCTGGCCCGGAATCGCGGCCGCGTGGGCCGACTGGGTCGCCGGGAAGACCGCGACGATCCGGTCGCAGTACCAGGGCGCCGACCATCCCGGGAACGACAACTCGTTCGCGGCCTTCAACGCCACCTACTGCACCGACGGCCCGTTCCCGACCGACTACGAGAAGGTCCGCTCCGACGGCTACGCGATCGCCGCGAAGGCCCCGCTGGCAGCGTGGGGCGGGTTCTGGTTCTCCGCGCCGTGCACCTGGTGGCCGGTGTCCGCGGCCACGCCGTTACACATCGACGGGCACAAACTGGCCCTGCTGGCCACGCCGATCCTGCTGATCAACGCCACCCACGACGGGGCGACCCCGTTCGCCGGCGCGCTGGCGGTCCGCAAGGAGTTCCCGACGTCGGCGTTGGTCGCCGAGGTCGACGGCACCACCCACGCCGGTTCGTTGCAGGGCAATTCCTGCGTCGACGACCGCATCTCCGCCTACCTCGCGACCGGCCAGTTGCCACCGCGCCAATCCGGGGACCGGGCCGACGTCGAATGCGCGCGGCGACCATGGCCACAGCCGCAACCGTCGCCGGACCGCAGCGCCCCTCGTCCGCCGCAACCTGAACCGCACAGTCCCGCCGACCGGAGGTAA
- a CDS encoding 2-oxoacid:ferredoxin oxidoreductase subunit beta, with protein MPRDASPPPGLAYQSLSLVPKTDVTQSAKDFKSDQEVRWCPGCGDYAILAAVQGFLPELGLRKENIVFISGIGCSSRFPYYLNTYGLHSIHGRAPAIATGLCTTRPDLSVWVVTGDGDALSIGGNHLIHALRRNINLKILLFNNRIYGLTKGQYSPTSEVGKITKSTPVGSLDYPFNPVSLALGAEATFVARTIDSDRKHLTAVLRAAAEHQGTALIEIYQNCNIFNDGAFEPLKDSESAQKHLIRLEHGQPIRFGADNERGVVRGANGTIEVVDITPENEADVLTHDAHATDPGLAFALSRLPDLALDRTPIGVFRDVERPTYDAMMSAQLRTAAAKPGDLQRMLRGTDTWTITG; from the coding sequence ATGCCTCGCGACGCCTCTCCCCCGCCCGGGCTGGCCTACCAGAGCCTGTCCCTGGTGCCGAAGACCGACGTCACCCAGTCGGCGAAGGACTTCAAGTCCGACCAGGAGGTGCGCTGGTGCCCCGGCTGCGGGGACTACGCGATCCTCGCCGCGGTTCAGGGCTTCCTGCCCGAGCTCGGGCTGCGCAAGGAGAACATCGTCTTCATCTCGGGCATCGGGTGCTCGTCCCGGTTCCCGTACTACCTGAACACGTACGGCCTGCACTCGATCCACGGCCGGGCGCCGGCGATCGCGACCGGCCTGTGCACCACCCGCCCGGACCTGTCGGTCTGGGTTGTCACCGGCGACGGCGACGCGCTGAGCATCGGCGGCAACCACCTGATCCACGCGCTCCGCCGCAACATCAACCTGAAGATCCTGCTGTTCAACAACCGGATCTACGGTCTGACGAAGGGTCAGTACTCGCCGACCTCCGAGGTCGGCAAGATCACCAAGTCGACCCCGGTCGGCTCGCTGGACTACCCGTTCAACCCGGTCTCGCTGGCCCTGGGCGCCGAGGCCACGTTCGTGGCTCGCACGATCGACTCCGACCGTAAGCACCTGACCGCGGTGCTGCGGGCGGCGGCGGAGCACCAGGGCACCGCGCTGATCGAGATCTACCAGAACTGCAACATCTTCAACGACGGCGCATTCGAGCCGTTGAAGGATTCCGAGTCGGCCCAGAAGCACCTGATCCGCCTCGAGCACGGGCAGCCGATCCGCTTCGGCGCGGACAACGAGCGCGGGGTCGTGCGCGGCGCGAACGGCACGATCGAGGTCGTCGACATCACGCCGGAGAACGAGGCCGACGTGCTCACCCACGACGCCCACGCCACGGACCCGGGTTTGGCCTTCGCGCTGTCCCGACTGCCGGACCTGGCCCTGGACCGCACGCCTATCGGAGTCTTCCGCGACGTCGAGCGGCCCACGTACGACGCCATGATGAGCGCCCAGTTGCGCACCGCCGCGGCAAAGCCCGGCGATCTGCAGCGAATGCTGCGCGGCACGGACACCTGGACCATCACCGGCTGA
- a CDS encoding family 16 glycosylhydrolase, with translation MRRKWLGGLVGVAVVGGAALAAVPGPAPELRLTTAAASHPAAATAWRTVWQEDFTGPAGTLPSASDWKFDLGRGYPDGPSGWGNHELEQYTADPSNVSLDGAGDLRITPTLVDGVWHSGRIETQRSDFAPPPGGSLKIEARIQLPGGGKGYWPAFWALGNTFRTHEQVWPHTGELDLMENVNNSPVVHGTLHCGQAPGGACDEPHGMSAEADLGQPAGSAGWHTYTLIWNAAPQQLIWQVDGRTYASATSDQVSAQALRGALSHGYFLLFNVAVGGTWPGSPDATTKPGASMLVDWVRVSQTSRTSD, from the coding sequence GTGCGACGGAAATGGCTGGGCGGGCTGGTCGGCGTGGCTGTCGTGGGCGGCGCCGCGCTGGCGGCCGTGCCCGGCCCGGCGCCGGAGCTCCGGCTGACCACCGCGGCCGCGTCGCACCCGGCCGCCGCGACGGCGTGGCGGACCGTCTGGCAGGAGGACTTCACCGGCCCGGCCGGGACCCTGCCGAGCGCGAGCGACTGGAAGTTCGACCTCGGCCGCGGCTACCCGGACGGGCCGTCCGGTTGGGGCAACCACGAACTCGAGCAGTACACCGCCGACCCGTCGAACGTCTCCCTGGACGGCGCCGGCGACCTGCGCATCACCCCGACGCTGGTCGACGGCGTCTGGCACTCCGGCCGCATCGAGACCCAGCGCTCCGACTTCGCTCCGCCGCCGGGCGGCAGCCTGAAGATCGAGGCCCGCATCCAGCTGCCGGGCGGCGGCAAGGGTTACTGGCCCGCGTTCTGGGCGTTGGGCAACACGTTCCGGACGCACGAGCAGGTCTGGCCGCACACCGGCGAGCTGGACCTGATGGAGAACGTCAACAACTCACCGGTCGTGCACGGGACCCTGCACTGTGGCCAGGCCCCGGGCGGCGCCTGCGACGAGCCGCACGGGATGAGCGCCGAGGCGGACCTGGGGCAGCCGGCCGGTTCCGCCGGGTGGCACACCTACACGCTGATCTGGAACGCCGCGCCGCAACAGCTGATCTGGCAGGTCGACGGCCGCACCTACGCGAGCGCCACCTCGGACCAGGTCAGCGCGCAGGCCCTGCGCGGGGCGCTGAGCCACGGGTACTTCCTGCTGTTCAACGTCGCGGTCGGCGGGACGTGGCCGGGATCGCCCGACGCGACCACCAAGCCCGGTGCCTCGATGCTCGTCGACTGGGTGCGGGTGTCCCAGACGTCCCGAACGTCGGACTGA